Below is a genomic region from Streptosporangium album.
GCCCGACGAACGGTTCCTGCGGCTCCTGCGCCTGCAGGCCGCACAGGTGCGCGACGGCGTCGCGCACTGGCAGGTCGACGCGATCGAGTAGCAACTGCCTGGCCAGCGTCGCGCGGTTGAGCGCCCGGGTATCAAGAACGGTCACGCCGCGGCACGCTCGTCGGCTGATCGCCGGCGCAGAGCCGTGCGGGTGATGGCCGGCGGGGTGTACGACACGTCGGTGCGGGGACCGATGATGGCCGAGGTGACGCCCGGGTGGGCGACGGCGAAAGCCATCGCCAGGTGGGTCAGTGAGAGACCGGCCTCCTCAGCCAAGGGCATGAGCTGCTCGACGGCGTCGAGTTTGCGTTCGTCGGTCAGGTGCTTGGGCACCCAGTTCATCCGCGCGTTCCGCGGCTCGGGCTGACCCTTGCGGTAGCGGCCGGTGAGCAGGCCCATCGCCAGCGGGCTCCACACCAGCGTGCCCATGCCGTAGCGCTGGCAGGCGGGCAGGACCTCGCGCTCGATGCCGCGGTTGAGGATGGAGTATGTGGGCTGCTCGGTGCGGAAGCGCTGCAGGCCGCACCGGCCGGTGACCCACTGCGCCTCGACGATCTCCGACACTAGGGCGTTTGAGGATCCGATGGCGCGTACCTTCCCGCTGCGGACCAGGTCGGTCAGGGCCGACAGCGTCTCCTCGATGTCGGTCCGTGGGTCGGGGTGGTGGATCTGGTACAGGTCGATGTGGTCGGTCTGCAGCCGCCGCAACGAGTGCTCGACCGCGGTGATGATCCAGCGCCGTGAGCTGCCCCCGCGGTTGGGGTCCTCCCCCATTGAGCCGTTGACCTTGGTGGCCAGCACGATGGTGTCGCGTCGGCCCTTCAGTGCCCTGCCGACGATCTCCTCGGACTTCCCGCGAGGTCCGTACACGTCGGCGGTGTCGACGAAGTTGATCCCCATCTCCAGTGCCTGGTGGATGATCCGGACGCAGTCATCCTCGTCGGTGTTGCCGGCCTGTCCGAACATCATGGTGCCCAGGCAGTACGGGCTGACTTGGATCCCGGTCCGTCCCAGCTCGCGCAGTTTCACTGCTACGTCCTTGCCTTTCGAGTCTCGTGTTGGCCGGGTAGCGGATGCCCGCCACCCGACCTGTGGTGGTCAGGACGCGTCGTACTCGCTGATGACGTCGAGGACCCAGGTGATGCCGAACCGGTCCTTCAGCATCCCGTACAGGGGCGCCCACGGCGCGGGTCCCAGCGGCTGCAGGATGGTCGCGCCGTCGGTGAGCTTCTCCCAGTACGCGGTGACCTCCTCGGTCGCTTCACCGCGCACCGAGACGAAGAACGCGTTCTCTCCCTGGTTCCACGGCAGGCGCGAGGGCACGTCGTAGGCCATCACGCGAAAACCGTTGTCTGCGGCGACCTGGCCCCACATCACCTGGTCGGCCTCGGACGGCTCCTGGACGTTCCCGGCGTCCTTGTAGGTGACCATGGCCACATCCCCGCCGAACACGGACCGGTAGAACGTGAGTGCCGCGCGGGCGTCACCTCGAAAGTTCAGGTGGGTTACAGCGTTCACGGACATGTTGGGCTCCTTGCCTGTCGATTTGTCGCTTGGCCTGCTCGATGAGCACAGTCGCAGAGGAAGCGGCCAGGTTGTGTCCGCTTCTTTGGGTAATATGGGGATTGTGCAAAAGACTTCAGCGCGCCTGCTGTCGTTGCTCTCGCTGCTCCAGACGCGCCGGGACTGGCCGGGGGCGTTGCTGGCCGAACGACTGGACATCAGCCCGCGCACCGTGCGCCGCGATGTCGACCGCCTGCGCGAGCTCGGTTACCCCATCGTGGCCGTCAAAGGTCCCGACGGCGGGTACCGGCTTGAGGCCGGTACGGAGCTGCCCCCGTTGCTGTTCGACGACGAGCAGGCCGTCGCCCTTGCCGTCGCACTCCAGATCGCTGTCACCACTGGTGCCGGCATCGAAGAGGCAGCGGCACGCGCGCTGACCACCATCCGGCAGGTCATGCCTGCCCGGCTGCGCCACCGGATCGACACCCTCCAGGTCACCGCCATCGAGCGGCCCGTGAACCGGCCGAACCCACAGGTCGACAGCGGCGTGCTCACGGCGCTCAGCGCCGCCGTCCGCGCCCGTGAGGTGCTGCGCTTCGACTACACACCCGAAACCCCGCCGGGAGGTACCGACGACGATCGCACCGAGCCCCCTCCGCGCCGCGTGCAGCCTCACCACCTCGTCACCTGGGGCGGGCGCTGGTACCTCGTCGCCTGGGACCTCGACCGCGAGGACTGGCGTACCTTTCGCGCCGATCGGATCACCCCGCGTACCCCCACAGGACCGCGCTTCACCCTGCGCGAGCTGCCCGAAGGTGATGTGGCCTCGTTCGTGGCCAGCAGGTTTCGGGGCTCCGACGGCTCGGGCGACTGGCCCTGCCGCGGCGAGGTGATCCTCGACCTGCCCGCCGCCGTCGTGTCTCGCTACACCCGCGAGGGAGTCGTCGAGGAACTCGGCCCGAACCGCTGCAGGCTCGTCCTGGGCTCGTGGTCATGGCCCGGCCTGGCGGCCGCCATCGGCAGGTTCGACGCCGACATCGAGGTCATCGGGCCGACTGAGCTCAAGGACGCCTTCGCGCACCTGGCCCGCCGCTACGCCATCGCCGCAACCGACCCGCCCCCGACCCAATGAGCCAAGCGCACCTCGACCACGGTTCCAGGCTGATCATGCCCTCGTATGTACGTGATAACAGTTCCTTATCCGGTACATGCCGCCGAGCTGGACGGCGTTGACCTGCGAGGGCGCCGAGACGGCGATCGCACGACCCAAGCACGCTATCCGGTACATCGAGATCGGTTGTGGGTTCTGGGAGTATGTGGGCTGGACCCCTCAACTTGCGATTTAAGCAGGTCCGGGTGTTGGTGCAGTCTGGGGCAGATAGCGGCCGATAGTAGGACTATTGCGACATGGCGGGATGCACCGGAATGTAACCGTCGTGGTACGGCGTGTCGCGCCCAAGAGAGCGGCCACCATCTCCATCTTCGGTGTTGTCAAGACGCCGGAGACCCGAGAGGTGGCCGCAGATGCCGACTATCGCAGCAGCGCGCGAGGTGACGGAGCACATTGGGGCATCCGGTCGGTCACATCTTCGTCCCCTGATCGATTTCCGGGCCGGCCTCCACCGGCTCTTGTGGCGCCGGGCGGACGCGTTGTTCGAGCTCACCGATGCGTTGCTGTGCGCGCAGGGGCCGGTGCGCTCGCCGGTGGAGTTGTCGATGGAGCCGGAGTTCCGCCGCGGGCACGGCTCGGTCTACGCCGCTTTGGATCAGGGCCGGATCGACGCGGGCGGGCTGCGGCGCCTGCTGCTCGGGGTGTCTGCCGCGGCCCGGCCGGGCGAGCCGTTGATGTTCGCGCTGGACATCACGCCGGACGCGCGGCCCGACGCCGAATATGCCGACGAGCGGGTGATGGTGCAGGTACGCGGCAAGGGCGGCGACAAGTTCCTGCCCGGCTGGCCCTACAGCCTGCTGGTGGGTGTGCAGTGGGGAGACTCCTCATGGGTGGACCCGATCGAGGCGCGCCGGCTGCGGCCGAGCCAGGAGCACACCGATGTCACCATCGAGCAGATCACCGGCCTGCTGGCGGACCTGGAGTCGACCGGCCGGCTCACCGGGGGCGATCCGCCGCCGCTGATCATGCTGGACGCCGGGAACTACGCCACCGACATCTCCCACGCGCTGACCGGTCGGCACGTTCAGGTCCTGGTTCGGCTGCGCGCCACCCGCGTCTTCTACGCCGACCCCGAACCCCGGCGACCTGGCGAAATGGGCGCGGGTAAGCG
It encodes:
- a CDS encoding aldo/keto reductase, with translation MKLRELGRTGIQVSPYCLGTMMFGQAGNTDEDDCVRIIHQALEMGINFVDTADVYGPRGKSEEIVGRALKGRRDTIVLATKVNGSMGEDPNRGGSSRRWIITAVEHSLRRLQTDHIDLYQIHHPDPRTDIEETLSALTDLVRSGKVRAIGSSNALVSEIVEAQWVTGRCGLQRFRTEQPTYSILNRGIEREVLPACQRYGMGTLVWSPLAMGLLTGRYRKGQPEPRNARMNWVPKHLTDERKLDAVEQLMPLAEEAGLSLTHLAMAFAVAHPGVTSAIIGPRTDVSYTPPAITRTALRRRSADERAAA
- a CDS encoding helix-turn-helix transcriptional regulator, with amino-acid sequence MQKTSARLLSLLSLLQTRRDWPGALLAERLDISPRTVRRDVDRLRELGYPIVAVKGPDGGYRLEAGTELPPLLFDDEQAVALAVALQIAVTTGAGIEEAAARALTTIRQVMPARLRHRIDTLQVTAIERPVNRPNPQVDSGVLTALSAAVRAREVLRFDYTPETPPGGTDDDRTEPPPRRVQPHHLVTWGGRWYLVAWDLDREDWRTFRADRITPRTPTGPRFTLRELPEGDVASFVASRFRGSDGSGDWPCRGEVILDLPAAVVSRYTREGVVEELGPNRCRLVLGSWSWPGLAAAIGRFDADIEVIGPTELKDAFAHLARRYAIAATDPPPTQ
- a CDS encoding transposase, producing MPTIAAAREVTEHIGASGRSHLRPLIDFRAGLHRLLWRRADALFELTDALLCAQGPVRSPVELSMEPEFRRGHGSVYAALDQGRIDAGGLRRLLLGVSAAARPGEPLMFALDITPDARPDAEYADERVMVQVRGKGGDKFLPGWPYSLLVGVQWGDSSWVDPIEARRLRPSQEHTDVTIEQITGLLADLESTGRLTGGDPPPLIMLDAGNYATDISHALTGRHVQVLVRLRATRVFYADPEPRRPGEMGAGKRHGQEFSCSDAAKRYAPDIDLAAGSARYGTVRVRAWKGLHQKLTRTGRWAGHPADERLPIVRGTVLQIVVDRLPDGRKPTKDLWLWHAGPVEVDLDLVDLLWKAYLRRFDQEHFHRFAKVYLGMARAHLSSAQATDRWMHLIMAAYAQLRLASPHVDDLRRPWHPRPEPGRPLSPYRVRLGFRRLRAKLGTPAGSPKLTRPGPGRPKGSRNRPKDKRPPYRKTVTTGNEHRE
- a CDS encoding VOC family protein, encoding MSVNAVTHLNFRGDARAALTFYRSVFGGDVAMVTYKDAGNVQEPSEADQVMWGQVAADNGFRVMAYDVPSRLPWNQGENAFFVSVRGEATEEVTAYWEKLTDGATILQPLGPAPWAPLYGMLKDRFGITWVLDVISEYDAS